From Huiozyma naganishii CBS 8797 chromosome 11, complete genome, a single genomic window includes:
- the ATP19 gene encoding F1F0 ATP synthase subunit k (similar to Saccharomyces cerevisiae ATP19 (YOL077W-A); ancestral locus Anc_3.128) → MGSTYEILGRTFKPHQLALGTLGFLSLIVMPNPFAAKKEKVVDIKAGSKEEEQFIKAYLEKHTT, encoded by the coding sequence ATGGGTTCCACATATGAAATTCTGGGGAGAACATTTAAGCCACATCAGTTAGCACTGGGAACTCTCGGTTTTCTTTCCCTGATAGTGATGCCAAACCCGTTTGCTgctaaaaaagaaaaggtaGTGGATATAAAAGCGGGCTCcaaggaggaggagcagTTCATCAAGGCCTATTTGGAGAAACATACTACTTAA